One Clostridium novyi NT genomic window carries:
- a CDS encoding CotS family spore coat protein, whose amino-acid sequence MFEAYDFKIEEIIPVRKVYILITDKGNKILKKIDYSINELNFINSGINYINKNSFHRVFNFTKTKDGEVYVNWNKNIYCVMDLIDGRESEYSNPLDVMVVSRGLGQLHKACEGFRYKNKTRYLCGTTIDTFKRKGEELKIFKNVVKLIKNKTEFDEIFIENVDYYIGEVDRAIDVLERSNFYKLCSEEDKIILCHHDLAHHNVLIKDEEAHFVDFDYSIIDLKVHDLCNFINKVEKRSAYNFDELHFILNNYYKHNNLTKTEMEVLYGMMIFPQDFYTVAKAYYTRSKDWSYDVFLDKLIKKNGLKQDKREFLEKFRTEIIKE is encoded by the coding sequence ATGTTTGAAGCATATGATTTTAAAATTGAAGAGATTATTCCTGTAAGAAAAGTATATATTTTAATTACTGATAAAGGAAATAAGATTTTAAAGAAAATTGATTATAGTATAAATGAATTAAATTTTATAAATTCAGGAATAAACTATATAAACAAAAATTCCTTCCATAGAGTATTTAATTTTACTAAGACTAAAGATGGAGAAGTTTATGTGAATTGGAACAAAAATATTTATTGTGTCATGGATTTAATTGATGGAAGAGAAAGTGAATATTCAAATCCATTAGATGTAATGGTTGTATCAAGGGGACTTGGACAACTGCATAAAGCATGTGAAGGATTTAGATATAAAAATAAAACAAGGTACCTTTGTGGAACTACAATTGATACATTTAAAAGAAAAGGTGAAGAGTTAAAAATATTTAAAAATGTAGTTAAACTTATAAAGAATAAAACAGAATTTGATGAAATTTTTATAGAGAATGTTGATTATTATATAGGAGAAGTAGATAGAGCTATTGATGTTTTAGAGAGGTCTAATTTTTACAAGTTATGTAGTGAAGAAGATAAAATTATATTATGCCATCATGATCTAGCTCATCACAATGTACTCATCAAAGATGAAGAAGCACATTTTGTGGATTTTGATTATTCTATTATAGATTTAAAGGTTCATGATCTTTGCAATTTTATAAATAAGGTAGAAAAAAGATCAGCATATAATTTTGATGAGTTACATTTTATATTAAATAATTATTATAAACACAATAATCTTACTAAAACAGAAATGGAAGTTCTATATGGCATGATGATATTCCCTCAAGATTTTTATACAGTAGCTAAAGCTTATTATACTAGAAGTAAGGATTGGTCATACGATGTATTTTTAGATAAATTAATTAAAAAGAATGGATTAAAGCAAGATAAGAGAGAATTTTTAGAGAAATTTAGAACAGAGATTATAAAAGAATAG
- a CDS encoding Crp/Fnr family transcriptional regulator, producing MDNLINSLSLCFLFNNFEKEHILKTINSINYKITKYEKGETIAIEGDPIHSIGLVLNGCVEVQKNYSSGKIVSINRIKKGNVFGEAIIFSNKNTYPSTIVAFENSEIFFISKKYILAMCASNTLFLNNFMRLLSNRILKLNKILRDISYETIRAKLCNFILNEYKIQKSIKIKLSSSRQEMADSFGITRPSLSRELSNMKNDGLIDYEKKSITILNLEEMENVLLNS from the coding sequence ATGGATAATTTAATTAACTCTTTAAGTCTATGTTTTTTATTTAATAATTTTGAAAAGGAGCATATATTAAAAACTATAAACAGTATAAATTATAAAATTACAAAATACGAAAAAGGAGAAACCATAGCCATTGAAGGAGACCCTATTCATAGTATTGGACTTGTTTTAAATGGCTGTGTTGAAGTACAAAAAAATTATTCCTCTGGCAAAATAGTTTCCATAAATCGTATAAAAAAAGGCAACGTTTTTGGAGAAGCCATTATTTTTTCTAATAAAAATACATATCCTTCCACAATAGTTGCCTTTGAAAATTCAGAGATTTTCTTTATATCTAAAAAATATATTTTAGCTATGTGTGCTTCAAATACATTGTTTTTAAACAACTTCATGAGATTACTTTCTAATAGAATACTTAAATTAAACAAAATTCTTCGTGATATTTCTTATGAAACCATTAGAGCTAAACTGTGTAACTTTATTTTAAACGAATATAAAATTCAAAAATCCATAAAAATAAAACTTTCATCTTCTAGACAAGAAATGGCTGATTCCTTTGGAATTACACGTCCTTCCCTTTCTCGTGAACTTTCTAATATGAAAAACGATGGACTAATTGACTATGAAAAAAAATCTATCACTATACTTAATCTAGAAGAAATGGAAAATGTACTGTTGAACTCATAA
- a CDS encoding ATP-binding protein, with protein sequence MIRKIISINEDKCNGCGICATACHEGAIEIINGKAKLIKDEYCDGLGDCLPGCPMDAIKIIEREADEYNEEAVKERIKEREEKSNESLPCGCPGTMAKKIVRKVIKKVKPEEKQISNKEVVSELSQWPIQLNLINPHSEFLSDADLLIAADCTAYSYANFHRDFIKGHITMIGCPKLDDVEYYKEKLTEILRYNNVKSVKVIRMTVPCCGGIVSAVKEAMLNSGVIVPYSEVIIDTDGSII encoded by the coding sequence ATGATAAGAAAGATAATATCTATAAATGAAGACAAATGTAATGGCTGTGGAATATGTGCAACTGCATGTCATGAAGGTGCAATTGAAATTATAAATGGAAAAGCAAAATTAATTAAAGATGAGTATTGCGATGGTCTTGGAGATTGTCTTCCTGGTTGTCCTATGGATGCCATAAAGATAATTGAAAGAGAAGCAGATGAATATAATGAAGAAGCTGTTAAAGAAAGAATAAAGGAAAGAGAAGAAAAATCTAATGAAAGCTTACCTTGTGGATGTCCTGGAACTATGGCAAAGAAAATAGTAAGAAAAGTTATAAAAAAGGTTAAACCAGAAGAAAAACAGATTTCAAATAAGGAAGTTGTATCAGAGCTATCTCAATGGCCAATTCAACTTAATTTAATAAATCCACATTCAGAGTTTTTAAGTGATGCAGATTTATTAATAGCAGCAGATTGTACAGCTTATTCGTATGCAAACTTTCATAGAGATTTTATAAAAGGACATATAACAATGATAGGATGTCCAAAACTTGATGACGTTGAATATTACAAAGAAAAACTTACAGAAATATTAAGATACAACAATGTAAAAAGTGTAAAAGTTATAAGAATGACAGTTCCATGTTGTGGAGGAATAGTCAGTGCAGTTAAAGAAGCAATGTTAAATAGCGGAGTAATTGTACCCTATAGTGAGGTTATAATAGATACAGATGGAAGTATAATATAA
- a CDS encoding PocR ligand-binding domain-containing protein, whose product MNDILKENMEEEDLKLEDVIDLDFLQKFQNAFSDSTNISSVSVDGEGKPVTIPSNHAEFCTMTRRTELGFKRCAECDRKGGEEALKTGKPCVYECHAGLIDFGAPIMLGDKQIGSILGGQVLTKEVDERYIRKVAREIGVNEDVYAEEVKKIRIIDKKTIKAAADLLYIVANTVSNMGYQQYKLRKSISKLKDDFSKISETMEEVSATSEGVCQNQQSLNDEISNIRDLSNKINEILEVTKKISNQIKILGLNASIESARAGEVGKGFGVVAKEIKKLSGNSKETADTIGKLTADMQSYIDRTLEISNSTLDTVKEQERVVLGAATSMDEVLKLTEELKELSNSKISK is encoded by the coding sequence ATGAATGATATACTAAAAGAAAATATGGAGGAAGAGGACTTAAAGCTCGAAGATGTTATAGATTTAGACTTTCTCCAAAAATTTCAAAATGCTTTTTCTGATAGTACAAATATATCTAGTGTTAGTGTAGATGGTGAAGGAAAGCCAGTAACTATTCCTAGTAATCACGCTGAGTTTTGTACTATGACTAGAAGAACGGAATTAGGCTTTAAAAGATGTGCAGAGTGTGATAGAAAAGGTGGAGAAGAGGCATTAAAGACAGGAAAGCCATGTGTATATGAATGTCATGCTGGACTAATTGATTTTGGGGCTCCAATTATGTTAGGTGATAAACAAATAGGAAGTATACTTGGTGGACAAGTATTAACAAAAGAAGTTGATGAAAGATACATAAGAAAAGTAGCAAGAGAAATAGGCGTAAATGAAGATGTCTATGCTGAAGAGGTAAAAAAGATAAGAATTATAGATAAAAAGACTATAAAAGCTGCTGCGGATCTTTTATACATAGTAGCTAATACAGTTTCAAATATGGGATATCAACAATATAAATTAAGAAAGTCAATTTCAAAACTTAAAGATGATTTTTCTAAAATATCTGAGACAATGGAAGAAGTTTCGGCAACTTCAGAAGGTGTTTGTCAAAACCAACAAAGTCTTAATGATGAAATATCAAACATAAGAGACCTATCTAATAAAATCAATGAAATTTTAGAAGTTACTAAGAAAATATCAAATCAAATAAAGATTTTAGGATTAAATGCATCTATAGAATCAGCAAGGGCGGGAGAAGTAGGTAAAGGATTTGGTGTTGTTGCAAAAGAAATAAAAAAACTATCGGGAAATTCAAAAGAAACTGCTGATACAATCGGAAAATTGACAGCAGATATGCAAAGTTATATTGATAGAACATTAGAAATATCAAATTCAACTCTTGATACTGTAAAAGAACAAGAAAGAGTTGTATTAGGGGCTGCAACTAGTATGGATGAAGTTTTGAAATTAACTGAGGAATTAAAAGAATTATCAAATAGTAAAATTAGCAAATAA
- a CDS encoding cobyrinate a,c-diamide synthase produces the protein MKGIVVSSNASGGGKTTVTLGLMKALKNRGFSVQGYKVGPDYIDTAFHSKITGIDSRNLDLFLMGEDGVRASFSRGMCDYAVVEGVMGLYDGKGIDSKYSTAHVAKTIDLPVVLVLSPKAQVATLCAEINGILNFQDINIVGIIFNNITEGYFKLLKKAVEKLCNIKVFGYLPKDEKLAIGSRHLGLIQSSEIEMLNEKINYCAELMEKYIDLDSLLLEFKSCMRFKDEFHVKNKGLKIAVAKDKAFSFYYKENIELLEEIGEVIYFSPLKDEKLPEDIDLLYIGGGYPEVFREEISKNKSILKSLKEKLESGLRCYAECGGLMYLMSAFIDKGNEDETYYNMVDFFKGNSYMTKRLQNFGYAKVNVVEENPILPKGFNINCHEFHRSKIESNDTKAYLVEKEMYDGSKKTWNCGYIKNNTLASYAHIHFFGNIKFIDYLTENIKGGKIFE, from the coding sequence ATGAAGGGAATAGTAGTATCTTCAAATGCCAGTGGTGGAGGGAAAACCACAGTAACTCTTGGACTTATGAAAGCACTTAAAAATAGAGGCTTTAGTGTTCAAGGATATAAGGTAGGACCAGATTACATAGATACAGCATTTCATAGCAAAATAACGGGAATAGATTCTAGAAATTTAGATTTATTTTTAATGGGGGAAGATGGAGTTAGAGCATCTTTTTCAAGAGGAATGTGTGATTATGCTGTAGTTGAAGGGGTTATGGGATTATACGACGGAAAAGGAATAGACTCAAAATATTCAACTGCCCATGTGGCTAAAACTATAGATTTGCCAGTGGTTTTAGTTTTATCACCAAAGGCACAAGTTGCAACTTTGTGTGCAGAGATAAATGGGATTTTAAATTTTCAGGATATAAATATTGTTGGAATTATATTTAATAATATAACTGAGGGATACTTTAAACTTTTAAAAAAAGCAGTAGAGAAGTTGTGTAACATAAAAGTATTTGGATATTTACCTAAGGATGAAAAACTAGCAATAGGAAGTAGACATCTTGGACTTATTCAAAGTAGTGAGATAGAAATGCTTAATGAAAAAATAAATTATTGTGCGGAGTTAATGGAAAAATATATAGATTTAGATTCTCTTTTGCTTGAATTTAAAAGTTGTATGAGATTTAAAGATGAATTTCATGTTAAAAATAAGGGGTTAAAGATAGCTGTAGCAAAAGACAAAGCTTTTAGTTTTTATTACAAAGAAAATATTGAACTTTTAGAGGAAATAGGAGAAGTTATTTATTTCAGCCCGTTGAAGGATGAAAAACTTCCAGAAGATATAGACTTATTATACATAGGTGGCGGTTATCCAGAGGTATTTAGAGAAGAAATATCAAAAAATAAAAGTATTCTTAAAAGTTTAAAAGAAAAACTAGAGAGTGGTCTTAGATGTTATGCAGAATGTGGTGGGCTTATGTATCTTATGAGTGCTTTTATTGATAAAGGTAATGAAGATGAAACTTATTACAATATGGTAGATTTCTTTAAGGGAAATTCTTATATGACTAAAAGACTTCAAAACTTCGGGTATGCTAAAGTAAATGTTGTAGAGGAAAATCCTATTTTACCTAAAGGATTTAATATAAATTGTCATGAGTTTCATAGATCCAAAATAGAGAGTAATGATACAAAAGCTTATTTAGTTGAAAAAGAAATGTATGATGGAAGTAAAAAGACATGGAATTGTGGATATATTAAAAATAATACATTAGCATCTTATGCTCATATACATTTTTTCGGGAATATTAAATTTATAGATTATTTAACAGAGAACATAAAGGGAGGGAAAATATTTGAGTAA
- a CDS encoding CotS family spore coat protein, with protein METEELKNLLQREYGINITSIEKVKSIYRIVSDNKEFCLKVIEYEFGHFFFILNAIKHLQNSGFSKIPKIIKTKSGSDYIKIGNNYAYFTPWIKARQSNYDNPIDLNMATKKLAELHLKSRGFNVTESMNPRIGWLTWIKTYKTRKNEILDFRNRINKRYKKSKFDCMYLGIMDEELKRADIAISNLIKSNYIEKMKKEILYRGFCHHDYAYHNVLIDDKNCVNIIDFDYCMLDTHLHDLSSLLIRRMKYGKWDISNASEILEIYNTINKVYSDDIPVMAAFMEFPQDYWQRGIQYYWEEKPWGEEFFIKKLERYMEDREEKQQFIEEFRNKGIKGL; from the coding sequence TTGGAAACGGAAGAATTAAAAAACCTATTACAAAGAGAGTATGGAATTAATATTACAAGCATTGAAAAAGTAAAAAGTATATATAGGATTGTTTCAGATAATAAAGAGTTTTGTCTAAAAGTTATAGAGTATGAATTTGGACATTTCTTTTTTATATTAAATGCTATAAAACATCTTCAAAATAGTGGATTTTCTAAAATACCTAAAATAATTAAAACTAAAAGTGGTTCCGATTATATAAAAATAGGAAATAACTATGCCTATTTTACCCCTTGGATAAAGGCAAGACAAAGTAACTATGATAATCCAATAGATTTAAATATGGCAACTAAGAAACTTGCAGAATTACATTTAAAAAGTAGAGGATTTAATGTAACTGAAAGCATGAATCCGAGAATTGGTTGGTTAACATGGATAAAGACTTATAAAACCAGAAAAAATGAAATATTAGATTTTAGAAATAGAATAAATAAAAGGTATAAGAAATCTAAATTTGATTGTATGTATCTTGGAATTATGGATGAAGAACTTAAAAGAGCCGACATAGCTATTTCTAATTTAATTAAGAGCAATTATATAGAAAAAATGAAAAAAGAAATTTTATATAGAGGATTTTGTCATCATGATTATGCATATCACAATGTGTTAATTGATGATAAAAACTGTGTAAACATAATAGATTTTGATTATTGTATGTTAGATACTCATCTTCATGATTTATCTAGTTTACTTATAAGAAGAATGAAATATGGTAAATGGGATATTAGTAATGCCAGTGAAATACTAGAAATTTATAATACAATTAATAAAGTTTATTCTGATGATATTCCCGTTATGGCAGCCTTTATGGAATTTCCACAAGATTATTGGCAAAGGGGAATCCAGTATTATTGGGAGGAAAAGCCTTGGGGAGAAGAGTTCTTTATAAAAAAACTAGAAAGATATATGGAAGATAGAGAGGAAAAACAACAATTCATTGAGGAATTTAGAAATAAAGGAATTAAAGGACTTTAA
- a CDS encoding spore coat protein, translated as MTVISKNPFLTYMERQGVVEGEFKGKVSLKDPDLEKEIINQLYIISEFHKKAMGYNDYIGHRLEDKRGRTIEQYKVYIKRVKRKINDIMHNSPQNDFEELLLGYGKDYLNRAEKSIKNIYDIGYLEIMKRSMDRNEICLGNTYFNSLRKIKFIEALNLEKCFYDLVEIDAATFFRKLMKKNLKLDYKKLVDKFCEFEDLDDRSNVFLQSLIAYPTEFMKCCNKYITSTKYMMYDNRLNINKSKDKLKKIIRCDYNILCEGGVENFTECKI; from the coding sequence ATGACTGTTATATCTAAAAATCCGTTTTTAACCTATATGGAAAGACAAGGGGTTGTTGAAGGTGAATTTAAGGGAAAAGTATCACTTAAAGATCCTGATTTAGAAAAAGAGATTATAAATCAATTGTATATAATAAGTGAGTTTCACAAAAAAGCTATGGGATATAATGATTATATAGGTCATAGGTTAGAAGATAAAAGAGGAAGAACTATAGAACAGTATAAGGTATATATAAAAAGAGTAAAAAGAAAAATTAATGATATAATGCATAATTCACCACAAAATGATTTTGAAGAACTTTTATTGGGATATGGGAAAGATTATTTAAATAGAGCAGAAAAGTCTATAAAAAATATATATGATATTGGGTACTTAGAGATTATGAAAAGAAGTATGGACAGAAATGAAATTTGTTTAGGAAATACTTATTTTAATAGTCTCAGAAAAATAAAATTCATAGAAGCATTAAATCTCGAAAAGTGTTTTTATGACTTAGTAGAAATTGATGCTGCTACTTTTTTTAGAAAGCTTATGAAGAAAAATCTAAAATTAGATTATAAAAAATTAGTGGATAAATTTTGTGAATTTGAAGATTTAGATGATAGAAGCAATGTTTTTTTACAATCACTTATAGCATATCCTACTGAATTTATGAAGTGTTGTAATAAATATATAACCAGCACTAAGTATATGATGTATGATAATAGATTAAACATTAATAAGAGTAAAGACAAATTAAAAAAAATCATAAGATGTGATTATAATATTTTATGTGAAGGGGGTGTAGAAAATTTTACAGAATGTAAGATATAA
- a CDS encoding glycosyltransferase family 4 protein: MRIAIDARGINWYRGTGIGTYTENLVRNLINIYNKDYFRLYWSEQNYNDFNKENTELLITSKKHPRFFEQSYFCNDLNKNKMDIYHVPQNGIGLDVNIKCKKIITVHDLIPYIMPETVGRGYLLKFLKEMPNIIQNVHGIITVSEYSKKDILKFFPIDPDKIFVTPLAADSIYKPLDKNMCKSLLKEKYNITNPFVLYLGGFSARKNVPSLINSFLKVHSSLNDDYNLVIAGARKDLGEYLNKKYSSLTNKIKFTGFIPQEELPIFYNACDSFVYPSLYEGFGLPPLEAMSCGIPVITSNTTSIPEVVGNSGLLINPYSEDDISNSLVKLLNDKTLQETLSKRSLKQSARFSWQKTAKNTFEVYKKVFQS; this comes from the coding sequence ATGAGAATAGCCATTGATGCTAGGGGTATCAATTGGTATAGAGGCACTGGTATTGGTACTTATACAGAAAATTTGGTTAGAAATTTAATAAATATATATAATAAAGATTACTTTAGACTTTATTGGTCTGAACAAAATTATAATGATTTTAATAAGGAAAATACAGAATTACTTATAACCTCAAAAAAACACCCAAGATTTTTTGAGCAAAGTTATTTTTGTAATGATTTAAATAAAAATAAAATGGACATATATCATGTACCACAAAATGGGATAGGATTAGATGTAAATATAAAGTGTAAAAAGATAATTACGGTTCATGACTTAATTCCTTATATTATGCCAGAAACTGTGGGTAGAGGTTACTTACTTAAATTTTTAAAAGAAATGCCTAATATTATTCAAAATGTTCATGGAATAATTACAGTATCAGAATACTCCAAAAAAGATATATTAAAATTTTTCCCTATAGACCCTGATAAAATATTTGTAACTCCCCTTGCAGCAGACAGTATATATAAACCACTGGATAAAAACATGTGTAAATCATTATTAAAAGAAAAATACAATATAACTAATCCTTTTGTTCTTTACTTAGGAGGATTTAGCGCTAGAAAAAATGTTCCTTCTTTAATAAATTCGTTTTTAAAGGTTCACTCTAGTTTAAATGATGATTATAACCTAGTCATAGCAGGAGCTCGAAAAGATTTAGGTGAGTATTTAAATAAGAAATACTCTAGTTTAACTAATAAAATTAAATTTACTGGATTTATACCTCAAGAAGAACTACCTATATTCTATAACGCATGTGATTCTTTTGTTTACCCTTCTCTTTATGAAGGTTTTGGACTACCTCCACTTGAAGCTATGAGTTGCGGTATTCCAGTTATAACTTCAAATACAACTTCTATCCCTGAGGTTGTTGGAAATAGTGGATTACTTATAAATCCTTATAGCGAAGATGATATTTCTAATTCTTTAGTAAAATTATTAAATGATAAAACACTTCAAGAAACTCTTAGTAAACGAAGTCTAAAACAATCTGCTAGGTTTTCTTGGCAAAAAACTGCAAAAAATACCTTTGAAGTATATAAAAAGGTATTTCAATCATAA
- the hcp gene encoding hydroxylamine reductase, translating to MSMFCYQCQETAGCKGCTSRGVCGKTSDVANLQDLLIYVVKGISIYDLKAEEAGIKNNEVNKFIMDALFSTITNANFSREDFIARIKDAIGLRDSIKDELVKNNVQIDDIKDDCALWKGISVEEFEAKAATVGILATENEDVRSLRELLTYGIKGMAAYAHHAYNLGYENEEIYTFMKKALVSTRNALSVDEMIGIVLECGKFGVDVMALLDKANTETYGNPEITKVNIGVRNNPAILISGHDLKDMEELLKQTEGTGVDVYTHSEMLAANYYPEFKKYDHFVGNYGNAWWKQNEEFKSFNGPILMTTNCLVPPKESYKDRVYTTGAVAFEGLKHIEDRKDGKAKDFSEIIEHAKRCASPMEIEKGEIVGGFAHNAVLSLADKIVDAVKTGAIRRFFVMAGCDGRAKSRNYYSDFAKALPKDTVILTAGCAKYKYNKLDLGDIGGIPRVLDAGQCNDSYSLAVIALKLKEVFELQDINELPISFNISWYEQKAVIVLLALLHLGVKNIHLGPTLPAFLSPNVAKVLVENFGIAGIGTVEDDIKLFLGEA from the coding sequence ATGAGTATGTTTTGTTATCAATGTCAAGAAACAGCTGGATGCAAAGGATGTACTTCAAGAGGGGTATGTGGTAAAACTTCAGATGTTGCAAATCTTCAAGATTTATTAATTTATGTAGTTAAGGGAATTTCAATATATGATTTAAAAGCAGAAGAAGCTGGAATCAAAAATAATGAAGTAAATAAATTTATAATGGATGCATTATTTTCAACAATAACTAATGCAAACTTTAGTAGAGAAGATTTTATAGCTAGAATAAAAGATGCTATAGGGTTAAGAGATTCTATCAAAGATGAGTTAGTTAAAAATAATGTACAAATAGATGATATAAAAGATGATTGTGCATTATGGAAGGGAATAAGCGTAGAGGAATTTGAAGCAAAAGCAGCTACTGTAGGTATACTTGCTACTGAAAATGAAGATGTTAGATCTTTAAGAGAGTTATTAACATATGGAATAAAGGGTATGGCTGCTTATGCACATCATGCTTATAACTTAGGATATGAAAATGAAGAAATCTACACATTTATGAAAAAAGCATTAGTATCCACAAGAAATGCATTATCTGTGGATGAAATGATAGGAATAGTTTTAGAATGTGGAAAATTTGGAGTAGATGTAATGGCATTATTAGATAAGGCTAATACAGAAACTTACGGAAATCCTGAAATAACAAAAGTTAATATAGGAGTTAGAAATAATCCTGCTATTTTAATAAGTGGACATGATCTAAAAGACATGGAAGAACTATTAAAGCAAACAGAAGGAACTGGAGTTGACGTATATACTCACAGTGAAATGCTTGCTGCAAACTACTACCCAGAATTTAAAAAGTATGACCATTTTGTAGGGAACTACGGAAATGCTTGGTGGAAACAAAATGAAGAATTTAAAAGCTTTAATGGACCAATATTAATGACTACAAACTGTTTAGTGCCACCAAAGGAGTCATACAAGGATAGAGTATATACAACAGGTGCCGTTGCATTTGAAGGATTAAAACATATTGAAGATAGAAAAGATGGAAAAGCTAAAGATTTCTCTGAAATTATTGAACATGCTAAAAGATGCGCATCTCCAATGGAAATTGAAAAAGGAGAAATAGTTGGAGGATTTGCTCACAATGCAGTATTATCATTAGCGGATAAAATAGTTGATGCTGTAAAAACTGGAGCAATAAGAAGATTCTTTGTAATGGCAGGATGTGATGGAAGAGCAAAATCTAGAAATTACTATAGTGATTTTGCAAAGGCTCTTCCAAAGGACACAGTAATATTAACAGCTGGATGTGCTAAATACAAATACAATAAACTTGATTTAGGGGATATTGGTGGAATTCCAAGAGTTTTAGATGCTGGACAATGTAATGATTCATATTCATTAGCAGTAATAGCACTAAAATTAAAAGAAGTATTTGAACTTCAAGATATAAATGAACTTCCAATTTCATTTAATATATCATGGTATGAACAAAAGGCTGTAATTGTACTTCTTGCATTATTACATTTAGGAGTAAAAAATATTCACTTAGGACCAACTCTACCTGCATTCTTATCCCCAAATGTAGCTAAAGTTTTAGTTGAGAACTTTGGTATTGCAGGAATTGGAACTGTAGAAGATGATATTAAGTTATTTTTAGGAGAAGCTTAA